GATCATTCTCTCACTCTTTTCTCTTCTCCTGCCGCGGGATTTTGCGGGAGTAGGGGTTTCGAACATCCTCTTTGCCATCCATATCATCGTCTCCCTGGCCGGGATTGGAGGCATCTTCACGGGCATGTTTTACACCTTCCTCTTTGTCATGCAGGAGAAAGCCCTCAAGCGCCACGACCTGGGAACCTGGTTTCACCTGATCCCCTCCCTGAGCGCGTCGGAACACTTCGCCTGGCGTTCCCTTATTGGCGGATATTACCTTTACACTCTCGGGATTCTGCTCGGATTCCTCTGGTCCTTTATCTCGAAAAATGTGTGGTTTTCCCCCAACCCCAAGAACCTGGGCGGTGTGGCGGCATGGGTTGTCTTTTCCATCCTGGTTCTGGCACAGCATTTCTTCCACGTGAAGGGGAGACGAAGCTTCGTCTTTTACTTCCTTGGCTTTGCCTGTATTCTGCTGGCCTTTTCTGGAATTCGCCTGGGATGAAGGAAATCCTGCTCGTCGGATTAAACCACCGTACCGCACCCGTGGAAGTGCGGGAGAAGGCCGCCTATTCGAAGGAAATACTCCCCGCGGTACTGGAACGTGTCTATAACCTGGAGGACGTTTCCTCCTGTGTCATCCTGTCGACCTGCAACCGCACGGAGTTTGTCCTCCATGCGGATCCGGTTCTGGACCGGGATATCCGCTCCCTTCTTGCAGAGAACCTGGCCATGGATCCGGCAGTTCTGCAACCCATGATCTACACCTATCGTCAGGACAAAGCCGTCAAGCACCTCTTTCGCGTGGCCTCGGCACTGGATTCCATGGTTTTAGGGGAACCCCAGATTCTCGGTCAGGTCAAAGAGGCATTCCAGATCTCCTTTGATCTCGGTCAGACGGACACACTGCTGAATGTCCTGTTTCAGAAAGCCTTTCACCTGGCAAAAAAGATAAGATCCGATACGGGAATTGGCGAAAGTGCCGTTTCCGTTTCCTTCGCGGCGGTCGAAATTGCCAGGAAGATTTTCGGATCGCTTGCCGGAAAGACATGCATGGTGATCGGTGCAGGGGAGATGTGTGAGCTGGCGGCTCTCCACCTGAAAGAAAACGGTGTGGAAACGATCATGGTTCTCAACCGTACCCTCTCCAGGGCGGAGGATCTGGCAGGGAAATTTGGAGGAACGGCCCACGGCCTTGAGGACCTTTCCCGACTCCTTCCTCTGGCTGACGTCGTGATTACCAGTACCGGGTCTCAGCTTCCCATCCTTACCCGGGACATGCTTGCGATTACGCAGCGCGAACGAAAGCATGCGGCCCAGCTGATTGTGGATATTGCCGTTCCCAGGGATGTGGAAGAAGAGGCTTCCAGGGTGGATCAGATTTACCTCTACGATATTGATGATCTCCAGCACGTGGTGGAGGAGAACCGTAAGGAAAGAGAGAAACGTGCGGAAGAAGCCGAAAAGCTCGTATCCGCCGCAGTCGATACCTTTATGAATCGACTCGGGGAGTTCTCCATCGCTCCCGCCATACAGGAGCTTCGTCAGAAAATGGAATCCGTACGGGAAGATGAATTGAGCCGGTGTCTTAAAGCCATGGGTGAAATCTCGGAAGATCAGCGACAGACCCTGGAACGTTTTTCCAACGCTCTTCTCAATAAATTTCTCCATCAGCCCATTGTGCAGATGAAGGATTTTTCGGGAGAAGAGCATGCGATACAGCTCATTCGGCGGATTTTCGGACTGAAGGAGGACTGAGGTGAGACTTGGTACGCGACGAAGCCCTCTTGCGCTATGGCAGGCACACCACGTTTCCGCAAAGCTTTCGGATCTTGGAATCGAGGTGGAGCTGGTCCCCATCGTGACGCAGGGGGATAGAATCCAGGACCGTGCACTGATCGAAATTGGAGGCAAGGGGCTCTTTCTGAAGGAAATCGAAGAAGCGCTCCTTGAAGGAACTGTAGACCTCGCTGTTCACAGTCTCAAGGATGTTCCCGCCTTCCTTCCGGATGGACTCGTGATGTCTGGTTATCTGAGCCGGGAGGATCCAAGGGATGCCTTTGCCGGGAAGAACGGCCTGACGGTCCGCGCAATCCCCGAAGGAGGGAGAGTCGGCACGGGAAGCCTGCGACGGGCGGTTCAGCTCCTCAAGCTGCGTCCCGATCTGACGATCGTCCCCATTCGGGGAAACGTGGAAACGCGGTTGAAAAAGATTGAAACGGAAGACCTCCACGGTGCCGTTCTTGCGGCCGCAGGTCTCCATCGTCTGGGTCTTTCGGACCGGATTACCGATCTCTTTTCTCCTGAGGATATGATTCCCGCCGTGGGTCAGGGCATCCTGGGGCTGGAATGCCGCAAGGGAGATGCTTCTGTCCTGGAAGCCGTATCCCGAATCGTGGATGGTTCCACCATGCGGCTGGCGGAAGCTGAACGGGCCTTTCTGGGTATCCTGGAGGGTTCGTGCCAGGTTCCCATGGGCGGACACTGCTGGAAAGAAGGTGATCGCTTCCGAATGGTCGGGTTTGTGGCCAGCCCGGACGGCTCATTCTTCACCCGGGAGGAGGGGGAGGGTGGCGACCCCTCGGCCCTGGGTATGCTTCTCGGTCAGAGAATTCTCGATCAGGGTGCAGCCGAGGTGATGGCTCATGTGGACGATTATCCTCACCCGTTCTGAAGAGGAGTCCGCAACCTGGCTTTCCGCGCAGATCAAAGGTGTTTCCTTTCTCTGTTGCCCCGTTGTGGAATATCAACCCATTGCCGATGTCGTTCTTCCTTCTCTGGATCGATATAGATGGCTGGTGCTGACGTCCGGCCGAGCCGCAGAAATCTTCTATTCCCTCGTCTCTCCTGACGATTGCGCCGACCTGAAAATTGCCTGCGTCGGGGCACGGGCCGCCGTTTCGGCCGGGAGGTGTGACGTCCAGGGAGCTTCGGCCGCCGATCTGGCGGAAAAGATGATTCCTCTGCTTGCATCCGGTGACCGGATCCTCCATCCCTGTTCCGCGGAAGCGCGACAGGAATTGCCCGATCT
The sequence above is a segment of the Thermoanaerobaculia bacterium genome. Coding sequences within it:
- the hemC gene encoding hydroxymethylbilane synthase — encoded protein: MRLGTRRSPLALWQAHHVSAKLSDLGIEVELVPIVTQGDRIQDRALIEIGGKGLFLKEIEEALLEGTVDLAVHSLKDVPAFLPDGLVMSGYLSREDPRDAFAGKNGLTVRAIPEGGRVGTGSLRRAVQLLKLRPDLTIVPIRGNVETRLKKIETEDLHGAVLAAAGLHRLGLSDRITDLFSPEDMIPAVGQGILGLECRKGDASVLEAVSRIVDGSTMRLAEAERAFLGILEGSCQVPMGGHCWKEGDRFRMVGFVASPDGSFFTREEGEGGDPSALGMLLGQRILDQGAAEVMAHVDDYPHPF
- a CDS encoding uroporphyrinogen-III synthase; its protein translation is MWTIILTRSEEESATWLSAQIKGVSFLCCPVVEYQPIADVVLPSLDRYRWLVLTSGRAAEIFYSLVSPDDCADLKIACVGARAAVSAGRCDVQGASAADLAEKMIPLLASGDRILHPCSAEARQELPDLLSSAGFTIDRVPLYRPEPFEDATPFLSALKRSDGVLFFAPSQVRAAFRHHGAGEALRHVTILAIGRTTAGAIPKPYPVAVLDSPTPEGLARVLEGGLHEAR
- the ccsA gene encoding cytochrome c biogenesis protein CcsA, with the translated sequence MSVHPDIVWLAAALFLYSAALYVAVFRIVKQHRAPSRIVNLLLGTGLLFHIISMVISGHPMAILAHVLSELAVFVLIIYFIMQALGKWGALAVFIIPTVIILSLFSLLLPRDFAGVGVSNILFAIHIIVSLAGIGGIFTGMFYTFLFVMQEKALKRHDLGTWFHLIPSLSASEHFAWRSLIGGYYLYTLGILLGFLWSFISKNVWFSPNPKNLGGVAAWVVFSILVLAQHFFHVKGRRSFVFYFLGFACILLAFSGIRLG
- the hemA gene encoding glutamyl-tRNA reductase; translated protein: MKEILLVGLNHRTAPVEVREKAAYSKEILPAVLERVYNLEDVSSCVILSTCNRTEFVLHADPVLDRDIRSLLAENLAMDPAVLQPMIYTYRQDKAVKHLFRVASALDSMVLGEPQILGQVKEAFQISFDLGQTDTLLNVLFQKAFHLAKKIRSDTGIGESAVSVSFAAVEIARKIFGSLAGKTCMVIGAGEMCELAALHLKENGVETIMVLNRTLSRAEDLAGKFGGTAHGLEDLSRLLPLADVVITSTGSQLPILTRDMLAITQRERKHAAQLIVDIAVPRDVEEEASRVDQIYLYDIDDLQHVVEENRKEREKRAEEAEKLVSAAVDTFMNRLGEFSIAPAIQELRQKMESVREDELSRCLKAMGEISEDQRQTLERFSNALLNKFLHQPIVQMKDFSGEEHAIQLIRRIFGLKED